In the genome of Candidatus Krumholzibacteriia bacterium, one region contains:
- the xseB gene encoding exodeoxyribonuclease VII small subunit, with protein MSTPEKPDFEAAMERLERIVQELESSQVGLDRAIALFEEGLELGSRCTALLEQAQARVEKLLERHDGSAETRPFEGTEGP; from the coding sequence ATGAGCACACCGGAGAAGCCGGATTTCGAAGCCGCCATGGAAAGGCTGGAGCGCATCGTGCAGGAGCTCGAATCTTCCCAGGTGGGGCTCGATCGCGCCATCGCCCTCTTCGAGGAAGGCCTCGAGCTCGGCTCCCGTTGCACCGCCTTGCTGGAGCAAGCGCAAGCCCGGGTGGAGAAGCTCCTGGAACGGCATGACGGCAGCGCCGAGACCCGCCCGTTCGAAGGGACGGAAGGGCCGTGA
- a CDS encoding farnesyl diphosphate synthase, with protein sequence MNALEEDLDRVRARVEARLDTLLQGGPERLLAAMRYAALGGGKRLRPALVLWSYDLFCEREDEPVLDLACAFELVHTYSLVHDDLPCMDDDSLRRGRPTCHVQFDEATAVLAGDALLNLAYEVILSAPWREAKRGLDCGRTLAAAAGHRELVGGQMLDLEGQGKPPRAELLEAIHAAKTAALLRAACVCGGIAAGANVAERAALADVGSHLGLAFQIVDDVLDVVGAMATLGKTAGKDAAAGKITYPALYGVEASRAAAARHIEAARALLRQWPRSARLQALASWIGARLH encoded by the coding sequence GTGAACGCCTTGGAAGAGGATCTCGACCGGGTGCGGGCGCGGGTGGAGGCCCGACTCGACACGCTCCTCCAAGGCGGACCCGAGCGTCTCCTCGCCGCCATGCGGTATGCCGCCCTCGGCGGCGGCAAGCGCCTGCGTCCGGCGCTGGTGCTGTGGTCGTACGACCTGTTCTGCGAGCGGGAAGACGAGCCCGTCCTCGACCTGGCCTGTGCTTTCGAGCTCGTGCACACCTATTCGCTGGTGCACGACGATTTGCCCTGCATGGACGACGACAGCTTGCGTCGCGGCCGGCCCACCTGCCACGTGCAGTTCGACGAGGCCACCGCGGTGCTGGCTGGCGACGCCTTGCTCAACCTGGCCTACGAAGTGATCCTGAGCGCACCGTGGCGCGAGGCAAAGCGCGGCCTCGACTGTGGGCGTACCCTCGCTGCCGCCGCCGGCCACCGCGAGCTGGTGGGCGGCCAGATGCTCGACCTGGAAGGCCAGGGCAAGCCGCCCCGGGCAGAGCTGCTGGAAGCCATCCACGCCGCGAAGACGGCGGCGCTGTTGCGAGCTGCCTGCGTCTGCGGCGGCATCGCCGCCGGAGCGAACGTCGCCGAGCGCGCGGCTCTCGCCGACGTGGGCTCGCACCTGGGCCTGGCGTTCCAGATCGTGGACGACGTGCTGGACGTGGTAGGGGCGATGGCGACGCTCGGGAAGACGGCGGGGAAGGACGCTGCCGCCGGCAAGATCACCTACCCGGCGCTCTATGGCGTCGAGGCCTCCCGTGCCGCGGCGGCGCGGCACATCGAAGCGGCGCGGGCGTTGCTGCGGCAATGGCCGCGAAGCGCGCGCCTACAGGCTCTCGCCAGCTGGATCGGCGCCCGCCTGCACTGA
- the dxs gene encoding 1-deoxy-D-xylulose-5-phosphate synthase: MSARILERIDSPRDLKALSFEQLEKLAAEIRQEIVSVVSVQGGHLGASLGAVELTLAIHSVFDAPEDLIVWDVGHQAYGHKLLTGRRQRFHTLRQEGGLSGFPVRSESPFDTFGVAHASTALGAALGMAVARDLRKESRRIVAVVGDGGMTGGVAYEAINNIGHLGTDLLVVLNDNEMSISKNVGALSKYLTRVTTSRVYSKFEAELWELLGKMPQGDKARLLASRMKEGMKNLVAPGMLFEELGLRYFGPFDGHDLRVLVDALQHVKKLKGPVLLHAVTVKGKGYAFAEEKQEVFHGLGSFDKVTGAIKPAQPGPPPWTRVFGEAMVELGAREPRLVAITAAMPSGTGTKLFGEKYPERFFDVGIAEQAAVLLACGLATQGMKPVAAIYSTFLQRAYDQVIHDTALQKLPVVFVLDRAGLVGDDGPTHNGVFDIAYLRSIPNLVLMAPADADELRHMLYTALHHDLGPVALRFPRGNAPGAPTAGRFELLPLGKAQVLRAGEDVALVGYGTSVDWCVRAAALLEADGVLPTVVNARFAKPLDAEVLCRLVQQHRLVLVAEEHQLQGGFGTAVLELCEEHGLSPAPVRRLGIPDRFIEHAPRERQLELLGLTPAAIAARVRAELGVPASRPGVAGTRRP, from the coding sequence TTGTCTGCACGCATCCTAGAGCGCATCGACAGCCCCCGGGATCTCAAGGCGCTCTCCTTCGAGCAACTGGAGAAACTGGCGGCGGAGATCCGCCAGGAGATCGTCTCGGTGGTGAGCGTCCAGGGCGGCCATTTGGGCGCCAGTCTCGGCGCCGTGGAGCTCACCCTCGCCATCCACTCCGTCTTCGATGCCCCGGAAGACCTCATCGTCTGGGACGTCGGACATCAGGCTTACGGCCACAAGCTCCTCACCGGCCGCCGGCAGCGCTTCCACACCTTGCGCCAGGAGGGCGGTCTCTCCGGCTTTCCAGTGCGCAGCGAAAGTCCCTTCGACACCTTCGGTGTCGCCCACGCGTCCACCGCTCTCGGTGCCGCCCTCGGCATGGCGGTAGCGCGCGATCTGCGCAAAGAGAGTCGTCGCATCGTCGCCGTGGTCGGCGACGGCGGCATGACCGGTGGCGTCGCCTACGAAGCCATCAACAACATCGGCCACCTGGGCACGGATCTGCTCGTCGTCCTCAACGACAACGAGATGTCCATCTCCAAGAACGTCGGCGCCCTCTCCAAGTACCTCACCCGCGTCACCACCAGCCGGGTGTACTCCAAGTTCGAAGCCGAGCTCTGGGAGCTGCTGGGCAAGATGCCGCAGGGCGACAAGGCTCGCCTGCTGGCCAGCCGCATGAAGGAGGGCATGAAGAACCTGGTGGCGCCGGGAATGCTCTTCGAGGAACTGGGGCTGCGCTACTTCGGTCCCTTCGACGGCCACGACCTGCGGGTGCTGGTGGACGCGTTGCAGCATGTGAAGAAGCTCAAGGGACCGGTGTTGCTCCACGCCGTCACCGTCAAGGGCAAGGGCTACGCCTTCGCCGAGGAGAAGCAGGAAGTCTTCCATGGTCTGGGCAGCTTCGACAAGGTGACCGGGGCGATCAAGCCGGCGCAGCCCGGCCCGCCGCCCTGGACCCGTGTGTTCGGCGAGGCCATGGTAGAGCTCGGCGCGCGCGAGCCGCGCCTGGTGGCGATCACCGCCGCCATGCCGAGCGGCACGGGAACGAAGCTCTTCGGGGAGAAGTATCCGGAGCGCTTCTTCGACGTCGGTATCGCCGAGCAAGCGGCGGTGCTCCTCGCCTGCGGCCTGGCGACGCAGGGCATGAAGCCCGTCGCCGCGATCTACTCCACCTTCTTGCAGCGCGCCTACGATCAAGTGATCCACGACACGGCGCTGCAGAAGCTCCCGGTCGTTTTCGTCCTCGACCGCGCCGGCCTGGTGGGGGACGACGGCCCGACCCACAACGGCGTCTTCGACATCGCCTACCTGCGCAGCATCCCGAACCTGGTGCTCATGGCGCCGGCCGACGCCGACGAGCTGCGCCACATGCTGTACACGGCGCTGCACCACGATCTCGGCCCGGTGGCCTTGCGCTTCCCCCGGGGCAACGCCCCCGGCGCCCCCACGGCCGGGCGTTTCGAGCTCCTGCCCCTCGGCAAGGCGCAGGTGCTGCGGGCCGGCGAGGACGTGGCCCTGGTGGGTTACGGCACCAGCGTCGACTGGTGCGTGCGCGCCGCGGCCCTGCTGGAAGCGGACGGCGTGCTGCCCACGGTGGTGAACGCCCGCTTCGCCAAGCCCCTCGATGCCGAGGTGCTCTGCCGCCTGGTACAGCAGCATCGTCTGGTCCTGGTCGCCGAAGAGCATCAGCTGCAGGGGGGCTTCGGCACCGCCGTGCTCGAGCTCTGCGAGGAGCACGGCTTGTCGCCGGCGCCGGTGCGCCGGCTCGGCATCCCGGATCGTTTCATCGAGCATGCCCCCCGCGAACGCCAGCTCGAGCTCCTCGGCTTGACGCCGGCAGCGATCGCGGCGCGGGTGCGCGCCGAGCTCGGCGTGCCCGCGAGCCGACCGGGCGTGGCAGGAACACGCCGCCCGTGA
- a CDS encoding NAD(+)/NADH kinase, with protein MDLAFVVNPKKSSTPQVLARLRRSVPEAAHRLLLWAPAAAELRRRSDCHESLSGYELVEDIHAGEVVLALGGDGTLLAAVRLLGAELRPVLGINLGSLGFLTDTPEEHAEAAVARLLAGRYRLEPRMLLEVEHCGATSGELRASALNDVVLHAPSARVLEVGLRAAGVDLGSTLADGMIVATPSGSTAYSLSAGGPIVSPRLRALIVTPINAHTLSLRPLVVDAGETVEIVLRQGIDASAEISVDGHRCWSLQSGEHIAVRAAPQDLQLVVTQEQGFYRALYGKLGWGRGRAPKP; from the coding sequence GTGGATCTCGCCTTCGTCGTCAACCCGAAGAAGAGCAGCACCCCCCAGGTTTTGGCACGCCTGCGCCGCAGCGTGCCCGAAGCGGCGCACCGGCTGCTCCTCTGGGCCCCGGCTGCGGCGGAGCTGCGCCGCCGTTCTGATTGCCACGAGAGCTTGAGCGGTTACGAGCTGGTGGAAGACATCCACGCCGGCGAAGTGGTGCTGGCGCTCGGTGGCGATGGCACCCTTCTCGCCGCGGTGCGCCTCCTGGGCGCCGAGCTGCGCCCGGTGCTCGGGATCAATCTGGGCAGCCTCGGTTTCCTCACCGACACGCCGGAGGAGCACGCCGAAGCTGCCGTGGCCCGCCTCCTCGCCGGTCGCTACCGTCTCGAACCACGCATGCTCCTCGAGGTCGAGCACTGCGGCGCCACGAGCGGCGAGCTCCGCGCCAGCGCCCTCAACGACGTGGTCCTGCACGCGCCCTCGGCCCGCGTCCTCGAAGTGGGATTGCGCGCCGCCGGCGTGGATCTGGGCAGCACGCTCGCCGATGGCATGATCGTGGCCACGCCCTCGGGCAGCACGGCGTACAGTCTCTCCGCCGGTGGTCCCATCGTCTCGCCGCGCCTGCGCGCCCTGATCGTCACCCCCATCAACGCCCATACGCTGTCACTCCGTCCTCTGGTGGTGGACGCCGGGGAGACGGTGGAGATCGTCTTGCGGCAGGGCATCGACGCCAGCGCGGAGATCAGCGTCGATGGGCACCGTTGCTGGTCGTTGCAGAGCGGCGAGCACATCGCCGTGCGCGCGGCGCCACAGGATCTGCAACTCGTCGTCACCCAGGAACAGGGTTTCTATCGCGCCTTGTACGGCAAGCTCGGTTGGGGTCGCGGGCGCGCACCCAAGCCCTGA
- the trpE gene encoding anthranilate synthase component I, with protein sequence MHAFTPTLEEFRFHAREGNVVPVYREILGDLETPVSAFMKLDDGSHSFLLESVEGGEKWGRYSFIGIEPSAVVRIEGPRLLLERQGKREQRRVADPISGMEELLRAYRPVPVPGLPRFAGGAVGYLSYDCARYLETSLPWPAWRQGDLPDAQFLCTGPLLVFDNLAHTIKVVVNAMVGKDAAASYKQATRQIDAIVARLRGAAPGRDGGRTAGRKPVFTSDTKPAEFERAVRRAQEHILAGDLFQVVLSHELSTRLHGDPFAVYRALRQMNPSPYMYFLRFGSDVILGASPEALVRKEDDVLELRPIAGTRPRGATRVEDLRLEEELRDSDKERAEHIMLVDLGRNDLGRVSQYGSVVADELMIVERYSHVMHLVSGVRGLARDGISCFDVLRACFPAGTVSGAPKVRAMQRIHELEKRRRGVYGGGVGYFGYDGNMDLCLAIRTVLCRDGQASIGAGAGIVAHSNPRAEYEETRSKAQVLLAAIEMAELGLE encoded by the coding sequence TTGCACGCGTTCACGCCGACGCTCGAGGAATTCCGTTTCCACGCCCGCGAAGGCAACGTCGTTCCCGTCTATCGCGAGATCCTGGGGGATCTGGAGACGCCGGTCTCCGCCTTCATGAAGCTCGACGATGGCAGCCACTCCTTCCTGCTGGAAAGCGTGGAGGGTGGCGAGAAGTGGGGCCGCTACTCCTTCATCGGCATCGAGCCGAGCGCGGTGGTACGCATCGAGGGGCCGCGCTTGCTGCTGGAGCGCCAGGGCAAGCGGGAGCAGCGGCGCGTCGCCGATCCCATCAGCGGCATGGAAGAGTTGTTGCGCGCCTATCGGCCGGTGCCGGTGCCCGGGTTGCCGCGCTTCGCCGGCGGCGCCGTGGGCTACCTGTCCTATGATTGTGCGCGCTACCTCGAGACCAGCTTGCCCTGGCCCGCCTGGCGCCAGGGCGACCTCCCGGACGCCCAGTTCCTCTGCACCGGGCCGCTCCTCGTCTTCGACAACCTGGCGCACACGATCAAGGTCGTGGTGAATGCGATGGTGGGGAAGGACGCCGCCGCCAGCTACAAGCAGGCGACGCGGCAGATCGACGCCATCGTGGCGCGCTTGCGCGGTGCCGCCCCGGGGCGCGACGGCGGCCGCACCGCGGGCCGCAAACCGGTGTTCACCAGCGACACCAAGCCTGCCGAGTTCGAGCGCGCGGTGCGCCGGGCGCAGGAGCACATCCTGGCCGGCGATCTCTTCCAAGTCGTGCTTTCCCATGAGCTCTCCACCCGGTTGCACGGCGATCCCTTCGCCGTCTACCGCGCCCTGCGGCAGATGAACCCGAGCCCCTACATGTACTTCCTGCGCTTCGGCAGCGACGTGATCCTGGGCGCCAGCCCCGAGGCGCTGGTGCGCAAGGAGGACGACGTGCTCGAGCTGCGGCCCATCGCCGGCACGCGCCCCCGCGGCGCCACCCGCGTCGAAGACTTGCGGCTCGAGGAAGAACTGCGCGACAGCGACAAAGAACGGGCCGAGCACATCATGCTGGTGGATCTGGGGCGCAACGACCTGGGACGGGTGTCGCAGTATGGCAGCGTCGTGGCCGACGAGCTCATGATCGTGGAACGCTACTCCCACGTGATGCACCTGGTGTCGGGAGTGCGCGGTCTGGCCCGAGACGGCATCAGCTGTTTCGACGTGCTGCGCGCCTGCTTCCCGGCGGGCACCGTCTCGGGGGCGCCGAAGGTGCGGGCCATGCAGCGCATCCACGAGCTGGAGAAGCGCCGGCGTGGCGTCTATGGCGGCGGCGTCGGTTACTTCGGTTACGATGGCAACATGGATCTGTGTCTCGCCATCCGCACCGTGCTCTGCCGTGACGGCCAGGCCAGCATCGGCGCCGGCGCCGGGATCGTGGCCCACTCCAACCCGCGGGCCGAGTACGAGGAAACCCGCAGCAAGGCGCAGGTCCTCCTCGCTGCCATCGAGATGGCGGAGCTGGGGCTGGAATGA
- a CDS encoding aminodeoxychorismate/anthranilate synthase component II: MSAIRSQKKKKKKTAAPRPRRRSPLVVLDNYDSFTWNLVQYLGALGAEIEVHRNDALSVGRLLELRPRGLVVSPGPGRPEDAGIAVQAIRRLHGQVPILGVCLGHQAIATAFGGRVVRAGQVMHGKTSRIIHDGRGIFRGLENPFVATRYHSLVVERESLPAALEVTCATSDAVIMGLKVQGAETWGVQFHPESILTRQGKDLLRNFLDLCVI; encoded by the coding sequence ATGAGCGCGATCCGGAGCCAGAAGAAGAAAAAGAAGAAGACCGCAGCGCCGCGGCCGCGGCGCCGCTCTCCCCTCGTGGTCCTGGACAACTACGATTCCTTCACCTGGAACCTGGTCCAGTACTTGGGCGCCTTGGGCGCCGAGATCGAAGTGCACCGCAACGACGCTCTCAGCGTCGGGCGGCTCCTCGAGCTTCGGCCCCGCGGTCTGGTGGTGTCGCCGGGACCGGGGCGGCCCGAGGACGCTGGGATCGCCGTCCAAGCCATCCGCCGCTTGCACGGTCAGGTACCGATCCTGGGCGTTTGCCTGGGGCATCAGGCCATCGCCACCGCTTTCGGCGGCCGCGTCGTCCGCGCCGGGCAAGTGATGCACGGCAAGACCTCGCGCATCATCCACGATGGACGGGGCATCTTCCGCGGCCTGGAGAATCCTTTCGTGGCCACGCGCTACCACTCCCTGGTGGTGGAGCGGGAGAGCTTGCCGGCGGCGCTCGAGGTCACCTGCGCCACCTCCGATGCGGTGATCATGGGGCTCAAGGTGCAAGGCGCCGAGACCTGGGGAGTGCAGTTCCACCCGGAGTCCATCCTCACGCGGCAGGGCAAGGACCTGCTGCGCAACTTCCTCGACCTCTGCGTGATCTGA
- the trpD gene encoding anthranilate phosphoribosyltransferase, with the protein MLQPALQKLLDGESLGEAEAEQVMGCIMAGKAAEAQIGALLVLLRQRGETAAEIVGFARAMRAAALRVAPPPGVVLDTCGTGGDGVGTFNISTLAALVAAAAGLTVAKHGNRSASGRVGSADLLEALGLRLDLPLAAVEDCLGRTGFAFLFAPSHHPAMRHAAGPRHALGVRTIFNLLGPLTNPAGATHQLLGLYDGALAPTLAEVLHRLGGERALVVHGHDGMDEISPTGPTAVLEQRGTTRARHTWQPEDFGLPRHPLAALQVGTLAEHVARARAVLEGEAGPCLDAVALNAGAALYLGGAVRDPGSGVQAARRLLQEGAVRRKLEEIVLFGRTVP; encoded by the coding sequence TTGCTCCAACCAGCGTTGCAGAAGCTCCTGGACGGCGAGAGCCTCGGTGAAGCCGAGGCGGAACAGGTCATGGGCTGCATCATGGCTGGAAAGGCGGCGGAGGCACAGATCGGCGCGCTCCTCGTCTTGCTGCGCCAGCGCGGCGAGACCGCGGCGGAGATCGTCGGCTTCGCCCGGGCCATGCGCGCCGCGGCGCTGCGCGTCGCGCCGCCGCCGGGTGTGGTACTCGACACCTGCGGCACCGGGGGTGACGGCGTCGGCACCTTCAACATTTCCACGCTGGCGGCGCTCGTCGCCGCCGCCGCCGGCCTCACGGTCGCCAAGCACGGCAATCGCTCCGCCTCGGGCCGTGTCGGCAGCGCCGATCTGCTCGAGGCCTTGGGCCTGCGGCTCGACCTGCCGCTGGCGGCGGTGGAGGATTGCCTCGGTCGCACGGGCTTCGCCTTTCTCTTCGCGCCGTCACACCATCCGGCGATGCGCCACGCTGCCGGACCGCGCCATGCTCTCGGCGTGCGCACCATCTTCAACCTCCTGGGTCCGCTGACCAATCCCGCCGGCGCCACGCACCAGCTCCTTGGTCTCTATGACGGCGCCCTGGCGCCGACGCTGGCGGAAGTGCTGCACCGGCTCGGCGGCGAGCGTGCCCTGGTGGTGCACGGCCACGACGGCATGGACGAGATCTCCCCCACGGGGCCGACGGCGGTGCTGGAGCAACGGGGAACGACGCGGGCGCGGCACACCTGGCAACCCGAGGATTTCGGCTTGCCACGCCATCCGCTGGCGGCGCTGCAGGTGGGCACGCTCGCCGAGCACGTGGCGCGAGCGCGCGCCGTCCTGGAGGGCGAAGCAGGACCCTGCCTGGATGCGGTGGCGCTCAACGCCGGGGCCGCGCTCTATCTCGGCGGCGCGGTGCGCGACCCGGGAAGCGGGGTGCAGGCGGCGCGCCGACTGTTGCAGGAGGGCGCGGTGCGGCGGAAGCTGGAAGAAATCGTGCTCTTCGGCCGTACGGTGCCCTGA
- a CDS encoding indole-3-glycerol phosphate synthase TrpC, whose translation MPLERIVLQVQRRLAERREKRPLVQVERAAARAAPARGFARALRAAPGGMALIAELKKASPSAGVLRRDFEVAALAAALAGAGADALSVLTEVDHFQGALAFLAVAGAPGLPRLQKDFIVDEYQVWEGRAAGADAVLLIAALLEPQRSRALAQLALDLGMDVLFEAHTGPEVERVAAAAAQAPERILVGINNRDLHTFTVSLQRSLESLPQLAPGLFAVSESGIQTAAHVQRLRVAGARAILVGELLMRATDPAAAARDLLREVRRG comes from the coding sequence ATGCCTCTCGAGAGGATCGTCCTCCAAGTGCAGCGCCGCCTCGCCGAACGCCGAGAGAAGCGGCCGCTGGTGCAGGTGGAGCGCGCCGCGGCCCGAGCGGCACCGGCACGTGGTTTCGCCCGGGCGCTGCGCGCCGCCCCCGGCGGCATGGCCCTCATCGCCGAGCTCAAGAAAGCCTCGCCGTCCGCCGGGGTGCTGCGCCGCGACTTCGAGGTGGCGGCGCTGGCGGCGGCCCTCGCCGGTGCCGGTGCCGATGCCCTCTCGGTCCTCACCGAAGTCGATCACTTCCAGGGAGCCTTGGCGTTTCTCGCCGTCGCCGGCGCTCCCGGATTGCCGCGGCTGCAGAAGGACTTCATCGTCGACGAGTACCAGGTGTGGGAAGGGCGGGCCGCCGGCGCCGACGCGGTGCTCCTCATCGCCGCGCTCCTGGAGCCGCAGCGCAGTCGAGCCTTGGCGCAGCTGGCCCTCGACCTGGGAATGGACGTGCTCTTCGAGGCGCACACCGGGCCCGAGGTGGAGCGCGTGGCGGCGGCAGCGGCGCAGGCCCCAGAACGCATCCTGGTGGGGATCAACAACCGCGATCTCCACACCTTCACGGTCTCCTTGCAGCGGAGCTTGGAGAGTTTGCCGCAGCTGGCACCGGGTCTCTTCGCCGTGAGCGAGAGCGGCATCCAGACCGCCGCCCATGTCCAGCGCTTGCGCGTTGCGGGCGCCCGCGCCATCCTGGTGGGGGAGCTCCTGATGCGTGCCACCGATCCAGCGGCGGCGGCGCGGGATCTCTTGCGGGAGGTGCGTCGGGGGTGA
- a CDS encoding phosphoribosylanthranilate isomerase, with product MSERVRIKICGLTRPADALEAVRLGADFLGFVFAPASPRCLEVGTAAAWLPGLDTGLAKRVGVFQDQAASRVNEVVHRLRLDLVQLHGHEPRDFPRALDVPAIVVRRGGGGSAVPLPPNVFAALLDAEDGSGRSGGLGLRLEDAVLRRLLASLPASARVFLSGGFTAENVGAVVAIHHPFCVDVSSGVERAPGLKDPVRLRNFFAALGRPV from the coding sequence GTGAGCGAGCGAGTGCGCATCAAGATTTGCGGCCTCACCCGGCCTGCCGACGCCCTGGAAGCGGTGCGACTCGGCGCCGATTTCCTCGGCTTCGTCTTCGCCCCCGCGAGCCCGCGCTGCCTCGAGGTGGGAACGGCCGCCGCTTGGCTCCCCGGTCTCGACACCGGACTCGCCAAGCGCGTCGGTGTCTTCCAGGATCAGGCCGCATCCAGAGTGAACGAGGTGGTGCATCGCCTGCGGCTCGATCTGGTGCAGTTGCACGGCCACGAGCCGCGGGATTTTCCGCGCGCCCTGGATGTCCCCGCCATCGTCGTCCGCCGTGGCGGGGGCGGCAGCGCCGTGCCGCTACCGCCCAACGTCTTCGCTGCGCTCCTCGACGCCGAAGATGGGTCCGGGCGCAGCGGCGGTCTCGGCTTGCGCCTCGAAGACGCGGTGCTGCGGCGACTGCTGGCGAGCCTGCCCGCCTCGGCGCGCGTCTTTCTCTCCGGCGGTTTCACGGCAGAAAACGTCGGCGCCGTCGTCGCCATCCATCATCCCTTCTGCGTCGACGTGTCGAGCGGCGTGGAGCGCGCCCCAGGCCTCAAGGACCCGGTGCGGCTGCGGAACTTCTTCGCTGCCCTGGGCAGGCCGGTATGA
- the trpB gene encoding tryptophan synthase subunit beta: MSEAPAALPTPGGWFGPYGGRFVAETLVGPLASLEQAYEEARADPAFAAELEALRRDFIGRPTPLYFASRLSERVGARIYLKREDLAHTGAHKINNTVGQCLLARRMGKRRVIAETGAGQHGVATATAAALLGLECDVYMGRVDMERQALNVQRMQLLGARVLPVDAGSRTLKDAISAAMRDWVAHVEETHYALGSVLGPHPYPMLVRDFQSIIGREARRQILEHEGKLPDWLVACVGGGSNAMGLFFEFLAEPSVRLVGIEAGGIDLEPGRHAARFAGGSVGVLQGTKSYLLQDARGNTLGTHSLAAGLDYCSVGPEHAYYHDRGRIRYDWVSDAEALAGFEALTRLEGIVPALESSHALGWLLLERRCIEPHSLVVLNLSGRGDKDLHTVLQARGGPS; the protein is encoded by the coding sequence ATGAGCGAGGCACCGGCAGCGCTGCCCACTCCCGGCGGTTGGTTCGGTCCCTACGGGGGCCGCTTCGTGGCCGAGACCTTGGTGGGGCCGCTCGCGTCGCTGGAGCAAGCCTACGAGGAGGCCCGCGCCGATCCCGCCTTCGCCGCCGAGCTCGAGGCGCTGCGCCGCGATTTCATCGGCCGGCCGACGCCGCTCTACTTCGCCTCCCGGCTCTCGGAGCGCGTCGGCGCCCGCATCTATTTGAAGCGCGAGGATCTGGCCCACACCGGCGCCCACAAGATCAACAACACGGTCGGCCAGTGTCTGCTCGCCCGGCGCATGGGCAAACGCCGCGTCATCGCCGAGACCGGTGCCGGACAGCACGGTGTCGCCACCGCCACCGCGGCGGCGCTGCTGGGACTGGAGTGCGATGTCTACATGGGCCGGGTGGACATGGAGCGCCAGGCGCTCAACGTGCAGCGCATGCAGCTCCTCGGTGCCCGCGTCCTGCCGGTGGACGCCGGCAGCCGCACGCTCAAGGACGCCATCAGCGCCGCCATGCGCGACTGGGTGGCGCACGTGGAGGAGACGCACTACGCCCTCGGCTCCGTGCTCGGCCCGCATCCCTATCCCATGCTCGTTCGCGACTTCCAGAGCATCATCGGTCGCGAAGCCCGGCGCCAGATCCTGGAGCACGAGGGAAAGCTGCCGGACTGGTTGGTGGCTTGCGTGGGCGGCGGCTCGAATGCCATGGGACTTTTCTTCGAGTTCCTCGCCGAGCCCTCGGTGCGTCTGGTGGGGATCGAAGCCGGCGGCATCGACCTCGAGCCCGGCCGCCATGCGGCGCGCTTCGCCGGCGGTAGCGTCGGCGTGCTGCAGGGAACGAAGAGCTACTTGCTGCAGGACGCGCGCGGCAACACTCTGGGCACCCACTCCCTCGCCGCCGGGCTGGACTACTGCAGCGTGGGGCCGGAGCACGCCTACTACCACGATCGAGGGCGCATCCGTTACGACTGGGTGAGTGACGCCGAAGCGCTGGCGGGCTTCGAGGCCCTGACGCGACTCGAGGGCATCGTCCCGGCCCTGGAGAGCTCCCATGCCCTCGGCTGGCTGCTGCTCGAGCGGCGCTGCATCGAGCCCCACTCCCTCGTGGTGCTCAACCTCTCCGGGCGGGGGGATAAGGATCTCCACACCGTGCTTCAGGCCCGGGGTGGACCCTCTTAG
- the cutA gene encoding divalent-cation tolerance protein CutA, which produces MRSARGAFVQVLVAVPSARLAARLSRSLLQQRLCACAQTLGPVTSRYRWRGRLEQAREWLLLLKTRRVLLAAVEREIRRQHPYEVPEILALPVQSGSAPYLEWLQRECASDTGT; this is translated from the coding sequence GTGCGGTCAGCCCGCGGCGCCTTCGTGCAGGTGCTGGTGGCCGTGCCCTCGGCACGGCTCGCCGCGCGTCTGTCCCGCAGTCTCCTGCAGCAGCGGCTTTGCGCTTGTGCGCAGACCCTCGGTCCGGTGACGAGCCGCTACCGGTGGCGCGGCCGGCTGGAGCAAGCGCGGGAGTGGCTCCTCCTCCTCAAGACGCGTCGCGTGCTCCTGGCAGCCGTGGAGCGCGAGATCCGCCGCCAGCATCCCTACGAGGTGCCGGAGATCCTCGCCCTGCCGGTGCAAAGCGGCAGCGCCCCGTATCTGGAATGGCTGCAACGCGAGTGCGCTAGCGATACAGGGACTTGA